The following coding sequences lie in one Gemmatimonadaceae bacterium genomic window:
- a CDS encoding tetratricopeptide repeat protein, whose protein sequence is MASPVRARRVLFAVAFLCAASGTSVGAQHEAHSSSALDSTAARFGSVSFANSGAASAQPAFLRGLALLHNFEYDGAASAFRDAQQRDPGFAMAYWGEAMTYNHGIWREQDSVKARAVLARLGATPSERLAKAKTQREKDYLGTLDILYFGPGTKNGRDSAYAVETGRVAKRYADDADAQLFYSLALLSLFPRTDSTYLRAAKIAEGIMRDHPGHPGALHYVIHAYDDPAHAAQGLAAARAYSKVAPDAPHAQHMTSHIFVALGMWDDVIAANEASIRTVAKTANASIAPVLGCGHAGIWLHYAYLQAGRLADARRLSSACQERAAKSVGAASGYAEMRLQYLVDVEQADPSLTPIADVSKMPQFVDLTQSYATAYDDLRRGDTSSTNALMAHLHTQTAAISGTEMAVMMPEMIGQASVVEMELRAMANSRRGRTGEAIAELSRAAALEDSLPYEFGPPPIEKPSHELLGEMLLAAGRPRDARREFETALKRTPGRSLVLLGLARACRSMGDDPAATSAYRRLAANWKNADSTIAAVREVRAGAK, encoded by the coding sequence ATGGCAAGCCCCGTCCGCGCACGGCGAGTGTTGTTCGCGGTCGCATTTCTGTGCGCCGCATCCGGCACTTCGGTCGGCGCCCAGCACGAAGCGCACAGCTCGTCGGCGCTGGACTCGACGGCCGCCCGATTCGGAAGCGTCTCCTTCGCGAACTCCGGCGCCGCCTCCGCCCAGCCCGCGTTCCTGCGCGGTCTCGCGCTCCTGCACAACTTCGAGTACGACGGAGCCGCCTCGGCATTTCGCGACGCGCAACAGCGTGATCCCGGGTTCGCGATGGCGTACTGGGGCGAGGCGATGACGTACAACCACGGCATCTGGCGCGAACAGGATTCCGTCAAGGCTCGCGCAGTTCTCGCGCGACTCGGCGCCACGCCATCCGAACGTCTCGCGAAAGCCAAGACTCAACGCGAGAAGGATTACCTTGGCACACTCGACATCCTGTACTTCGGCCCCGGCACCAAGAACGGCCGAGACTCGGCGTACGCCGTCGAGACGGGCCGAGTGGCGAAGCGCTACGCCGACGACGCCGACGCTCAGCTCTTTTATTCCCTCGCCTTACTGTCGCTCTTCCCTCGCACCGATTCGACGTATCTCCGCGCCGCGAAGATCGCCGAGGGAATCATGCGCGATCACCCGGGCCATCCCGGCGCGCTGCACTACGTGATTCACGCGTACGACGACCCGGCGCATGCCGCTCAGGGGCTCGCCGCGGCGCGCGCATACTCGAAGGTGGCGCCGGACGCTCCGCACGCGCAGCACATGACGTCTCATATCTTCGTCGCGCTGGGCATGTGGGACGACGTGATCGCCGCGAATGAAGCGTCGATTCGAACGGTCGCGAAAACGGCGAACGCATCGATCGCACCGGTGCTCGGGTGCGGGCACGCGGGTATTTGGCTTCACTACGCGTACCTGCAAGCGGGCCGGCTCGCGGACGCCCGGCGGCTCTCCTCAGCGTGCCAGGAGCGCGCTGCGAAGTCCGTGGGTGCCGCGAGCGGGTATGCCGAGATGCGCTTGCAGTACCTCGTCGACGTCGAGCAGGCCGATCCTAGTCTCACGCCGATCGCTGACGTCTCGAAGATGCCGCAGTTCGTCGATCTCACCCAATCGTACGCGACGGCCTACGACGATCTCCGACGCGGCGACACGTCGTCGACGAACGCACTGATGGCTCATTTGCACACCCAAACCGCCGCCATAAGTGGCACCGAGATGGCGGTGATGATGCCCGAGATGATCGGCCAGGCCAGCGTCGTCGAGATGGAGCTCCGCGCCATGGCGAATTCACGCCGCGGAAGAACCGGTGAGGCTATCGCGGAATTGAGCAGGGCCGCCGCGCTGGAAGACTCGCTTCCGTATGAGTTCGGTCCGCCGCCGATCGAGAAGCCGTCACACGAACTGCTAGGCGAGATGCTGCTCGCGGCCGGACGCCCACGCGACGCGCGTCGCGAATTCGAGACCGCGCTCAAGCGAACGCCTGGTCGCTCGCTCGTGCTGCTCGGTCTAGCGCGTGCATGTCGTTCAATGGGCGACGACCCCGCGGCAACGAGCGCATATCGCCGACTGGCCGCGAATTGGAAGAACGCGGACTCGACGATCGCCGCCGTGCGGGAGGTTCGCGCAGGGGCGAAGTAG
- a CDS encoding (2Fe-2S)-binding protein, whose product MSKYTLSVNGQSKTVDVAPDTPMLWVLRDSLGLVGTKYGCGIGECGACTIHVDGSPRRACQTPVSEVGRAAITTIEGLSPDGKHPLQRAWVELDVPQCGYCQSGQLMTAASLLKQDPRPSDAEIDKTMAGNLCRCASYTRMRAGIKRAAELAASGISDKGGRE is encoded by the coding sequence ATGAGCAAGTACACTCTCAGCGTCAACGGGCAGTCGAAAACGGTCGACGTGGCGCCGGACACACCGATGCTCTGGGTGCTCCGCGACTCCTTGGGCCTGGTCGGCACCAAGTACGGCTGCGGAATCGGCGAGTGCGGCGCGTGCACGATTCACGTCGACGGTTCGCCTCGGCGGGCGTGCCAGACGCCGGTCTCCGAGGTGGGCCGGGCAGCCATCACTACCATAGAAGGCCTTTCGCCGGACGGTAAGCATCCGCTCCAGCGGGCGTGGGTCGAGCTGGATGTTCCGCAATGCGGCTACTGCCAGTCCGGCCAGCTCATGACGGCGGCCTCGCTGCTCAAACAAGATCCGCGGCCGAGCGACGCCGAAATCGACAAGACGATGGCGGGCAATCTTTGCCGCTGCGCGTCGTACACTCGCATGCGGGCCGGTATCAAGCGCGCCGCCGAGTTGGCCGCCTCCGGCATATCGGACAAGGGAGGCCGCGAATGA
- a CDS encoding M13 family metallopeptidase: protein MNRRLTRVVACTAAILAIPVTTSAQRTIAGLDAAAMDTAVRPGNDFYKYANGNWDRATKIPPERSSFGSFDIAAKRAEANVIEIVHRAAAVHTADGTDERKEADFYHAYLDTAAIATRGTSPIRPLLDSIAAISSRAALAHFIGAHLRADVDPINNTNLHTDNPFGLWVAQDFNHPGRNAAYLLQGGVAMPDRSYYLDTSPAMLAMRVAYRAHVEKMLTLAGIASARANADSLIALETRIARVHWKVEDSEDPVKGNNHWARADFARKAPGLDWNEFFAAAGLANEDSLVAWQPSAITGIAALAGNQALASWKALLTYHAIEDHAAVLPASFDRESFAFFGKTLNGTEEQESRDRRAVAATSDALGFVVGKAYVDRYFPPAAKANAQNMVAGLIRAFEHRIDALAWMAPSTKAEAKAKLQTLRVGIGYPDQWPSYAALVVSPTDAYGNADRVERFQFSRSIADLRKPVDPNMWVMTPQTVNAVNMPAMNALNFPAAVLQPPFFDAERADAMNYGGIGAVIGHEISHSFDNLGAAFDAKGLMRNWWTPSDFAHFKSSTHALALQYGAYHPFPDLAINGQQTLSENIADLAGITAAYDAFHASLAAKSAPAVGGLTGDQQLFLSFAQIWRTKFRDPALRRQLLTNGHSPGPWRALTVRNLDPWYPAFNVKAGEKLYLAPADRVRIW from the coding sequence ATGAACCGCCGCCTCACTCGCGTGGTCGCTTGCACGGCCGCGATACTCGCAATCCCTGTGACGACGAGCGCTCAGCGCACAATCGCGGGCCTCGATGCCGCGGCGATGGATACGGCGGTGCGCCCGGGGAACGACTTCTACAAATACGCGAACGGCAACTGGGATCGCGCGACCAAGATCCCGCCGGAGCGGAGCAGCTTCGGTTCCTTCGATATCGCTGCGAAGCGGGCTGAAGCGAACGTGATCGAGATCGTGCATCGCGCGGCCGCGGTACACACCGCAGACGGAACCGATGAGCGCAAGGAAGCTGACTTCTATCACGCCTATCTCGACACGGCGGCGATCGCGACGCGGGGGACTTCGCCGATCCGGCCGCTGCTCGACAGTATCGCCGCGATCTCGAGCAGAGCGGCGCTCGCGCATTTCATCGGTGCGCATCTCCGGGCCGACGTCGACCCGATCAACAACACGAATCTGCACACGGACAATCCGTTCGGGCTCTGGGTCGCTCAGGACTTCAACCACCCGGGACGCAACGCGGCGTATCTGCTTCAGGGCGGCGTCGCGATGCCCGACCGGAGCTATTACCTCGACACGTCGCCGGCGATGCTCGCGATGCGGGTCGCGTATCGCGCGCACGTCGAGAAAATGCTCACACTCGCCGGCATTGCGAGCGCGCGGGCGAACGCCGACTCGCTGATCGCGCTCGAAACGCGAATCGCCCGCGTGCACTGGAAGGTCGAGGACAGCGAGGACCCGGTGAAGGGCAACAACCACTGGGCGCGCGCCGATTTTGCGCGCAAGGCGCCGGGGCTCGATTGGAACGAGTTCTTTGCCGCGGCCGGACTGGCCAATGAGGATTCGCTCGTCGCCTGGCAGCCGAGCGCCATTACCGGGATCGCCGCGCTCGCGGGAAATCAAGCGCTCGCATCGTGGAAGGCCTTGCTCACTTATCACGCGATCGAGGATCATGCTGCCGTGCTGCCGGCCTCGTTCGATCGCGAGTCCTTCGCATTCTTCGGCAAGACCTTGAACGGCACCGAGGAGCAGGAGTCGCGCGATCGGCGCGCCGTGGCCGCGACGAGTGACGCGCTCGGTTTCGTCGTCGGCAAGGCATACGTCGACCGATACTTTCCGCCGGCAGCCAAGGCGAACGCGCAGAATATGGTGGCGGGCCTCATTCGCGCGTTCGAGCATCGCATCGACGCGCTCGCCTGGATGGCGCCGTCGACCAAGGCGGAGGCAAAAGCCAAGCTTCAGACGCTTCGCGTCGGCATCGGCTATCCGGACCAATGGCCGAGTTATGCCGCGCTGGTCGTGTCTCCGACGGATGCATACGGCAACGCGGATCGGGTCGAACGCTTTCAGTTCTCCCGCAGCATCGCCGATCTTCGCAAGCCCGTGGATCCGAACATGTGGGTCATGACGCCGCAGACGGTGAACGCGGTCAACATGCCGGCGATGAACGCGCTCAACTTTCCGGCGGCGGTCCTCCAACCGCCCTTTTTCGACGCGGAGCGGGCCGACGCGATGAACTACGGCGGCATCGGCGCGGTGATCGGACATGAGATCAGCCACAGCTTCGACAATCTCGGTGCCGCGTTCGATGCCAAGGGCCTGATGCGCAACTGGTGGACGCCGTCGGATTTCGCGCACTTCAAGAGCTCGACGCACGCGTTGGCGCTTCAGTACGGCGCGTACCATCCCTTCCCCGACCTGGCGATCAACGGACAACAGACGCTGAGCGAGAACATCGCGGATCTCGCCGGCATCACCGCCGCATACGACGCGTTCCATGCCTCGCTCGCCGCGAAGTCGGCGCCGGCGGTGGGCGGCCTCACGGGGGATCAGCAGCTCTTTTTGAGCTTCGCGCAGATCTGGCGGACGAAGTTCCGCGATCCCGCCCTGCGGCGGCAGTTGCTGACGAACGGGCACTCGCCGGGACCGTGGCGTGCGCTCACGGTGCGCAATCTCGACCCGTGGTATCCGGCCTTCAACGTGAAGGCGGGAGAGAAGCTGTACCTCGCGCCGGCGGATCGCGTGCGGATTTGGTGA
- a CDS encoding serine/threonine-protein kinase encodes MNAPSGDAWRPDANDPAQSPAARNELRDRLRASLGATYALQGELGGGGMARVFVAEEIALHRQVVVKVLPPETAAAVSAERFRREIQMAARLQHPHIVPLLTAGTAGDILYYTMPMVEGESLRTKLEREGELSVTETVRILREVADALAYAHARGLVHRDIKPDNVLISANHAVVTDFGVAKAVSAATVEATLTAVGIALGTPAYMAPEQAAGETDVDARADLYALGCTAYEMLCGRTPFSGSLRQVLAQHMSAPPQPIVTRRADVPAGVDELIMRLLAKDAADRPATATAVVDALDALGSRPAASHGKARVARLLGLSRRTTVGVAVVAAIGITALGLWERSHGARIVERRLAVAPFENLTGDPSLDNVGRIAADWLTQGLTQTESLSVVSSAMAAAALGDAKGSYAERVQRLASKTGAGLLVSGSVVRRRDSLLLDVQLTEARTGRIISTLDPASGPVADPMVAIEAVRERLLAELAAEASSVRRLLAGTRPPTYAAYVEYLRGLELILRHADNAGSIPYFERAIALDSTFTQPYLWLGSAFVSTGQYEAADSLVQRTRWLRPRLTPTDRYRFDWLEAAMRGDLEAALRAAQGSAARDSDGVWLSLVGFDAVYLLRPRLAIPALQLADSAMTAAGAGLQRVALSIALHEAGRYDEELATLERGRRAFPDNRDMLVQELSPLAGLRNGARAIALADTVLRGETDSVGPSLVGVLDGALEVRAHGDPRSAEEIARLALAWCSAHPMKQEPSIRAFRHGLAFFLLGGLDSAETYFARAQPDPWFQAPAYLAVTRFLRSHDRIAAAHTADSLGALDRRWMFGGNTFAQAAIIAHLGDSERATQLLRQAVARGQPMFAWHVSPVLDPLRRYPPFVALITPER; translated from the coding sequence ATGAACGCACCGTCGGGTGACGCATGGCGCCCTGACGCCAACGATCCCGCGCAATCTCCCGCCGCACGCAACGAGCTCCGCGACCGGCTGCGAGCCTCGTTGGGCGCCACCTACGCTCTTCAGGGAGAGCTCGGTGGCGGTGGTATGGCTCGCGTCTTCGTCGCTGAAGAAATCGCGCTTCACCGGCAAGTCGTGGTGAAGGTGCTTCCCCCGGAGACAGCCGCCGCGGTGAGCGCGGAGCGCTTCCGTCGCGAGATTCAGATGGCTGCGCGCCTCCAGCACCCGCACATCGTGCCGCTGCTGACCGCCGGCACCGCGGGCGACATTCTCTACTACACGATGCCGATGGTCGAAGGTGAGTCGCTCCGTACGAAGCTAGAGCGCGAGGGCGAACTCTCGGTCACCGAGACGGTTCGCATCCTGCGCGAAGTCGCCGACGCGCTGGCCTATGCGCACGCGCGCGGATTGGTGCACCGCGACATCAAGCCCGACAACGTTCTCATCTCGGCGAACCACGCAGTCGTCACCGACTTCGGTGTCGCCAAGGCTGTGAGCGCGGCGACGGTGGAGGCGACGCTCACCGCGGTGGGTATCGCGCTCGGCACGCCGGCGTACATGGCGCCGGAGCAGGCGGCGGGCGAAACCGACGTCGACGCCAGGGCTGATCTGTACGCGCTCGGATGCACTGCCTACGAGATGCTCTGCGGGCGAACGCCATTCAGCGGATCGTTGCGTCAGGTTCTCGCCCAGCATATGAGTGCCCCGCCTCAGCCGATCGTGACTCGCCGCGCAGACGTGCCGGCCGGGGTCGACGAGTTGATCATGCGATTGCTGGCGAAGGACGCCGCCGACCGTCCCGCGACGGCAACGGCAGTCGTCGACGCGCTCGATGCGCTTGGTTCGCGGCCGGCGGCGAGCCACGGCAAGGCACGGGTCGCGCGGCTGCTCGGCTTGTCGCGTCGGACGACGGTTGGCGTCGCGGTCGTCGCAGCGATCGGCATCACTGCGCTCGGTCTATGGGAGCGATCCCACGGGGCGCGGATCGTGGAGCGCCGGCTCGCCGTCGCGCCATTCGAAAACCTCACCGGCGATCCCTCACTCGACAACGTCGGTCGCATCGCGGCGGACTGGCTGACACAAGGTCTCACGCAGACGGAGTCACTGAGCGTCGTGTCATCCGCCATGGCCGCTGCCGCGTTGGGCGACGCGAAGGGCTCCTATGCCGAACGCGTACAGCGGCTCGCGAGCAAGACCGGTGCGGGGCTGCTCGTTTCGGGAAGCGTGGTCCGTCGCCGCGACTCGCTCCTGCTCGACGTTCAACTCACGGAGGCGCGCACGGGGCGCATCATAAGCACTCTCGATCCTGCGTCTGGTCCGGTGGCCGATCCGATGGTCGCGATCGAAGCCGTGCGCGAGCGGCTGCTCGCCGAGCTTGCTGCAGAAGCGTCGTCCGTGCGCCGTCTTTTGGCCGGCACGCGGCCCCCGACGTATGCGGCCTACGTCGAGTATCTTCGCGGCCTCGAGCTGATCCTCCGCCACGCCGACAATGCCGGGTCGATTCCGTATTTCGAGCGCGCGATCGCGCTCGACTCGACGTTCACGCAGCCGTACCTCTGGCTCGGGAGCGCGTTCGTGAGCACCGGCCAGTATGAGGCCGCCGACTCTTTGGTGCAGCGAACTCGTTGGCTGCGCCCGCGGTTGACGCCGACCGACCGCTACCGATTCGATTGGCTCGAGGCGGCGATGCGCGGCGACCTCGAGGCGGCGCTGCGAGCGGCGCAGGGGAGCGCCGCACGTGATTCCGACGGCGTCTGGCTTTCCCTTGTCGGGTTTGACGCTGTCTACCTCCTGAGACCGCGTCTCGCGATCCCGGCGCTCCAGCTCGCGGACAGCGCGATGACCGCCGCGGGGGCGGGGTTGCAACGGGTCGCGCTCTCGATCGCCCTCCACGAGGCCGGCCGCTACGACGAAGAATTGGCGACACTCGAGCGCGGGCGTCGAGCGTTCCCCGACAATCGGGACATGCTCGTTCAGGAGCTCAGTCCGTTGGCTGGCCTGCGGAACGGCGCGCGCGCCATCGCGCTCGCGGATACAGTGCTTCGTGGCGAGACCGACTCCGTCGGCCCGTCTCTCGTCGGCGTGTTGGACGGCGCACTCGAGGTGCGCGCGCATGGCGATCCGCGCTCAGCCGAGGAGATTGCGCGGCTGGCGCTCGCGTGGTGTTCAGCGCATCCGATGAAGCAGGAGCCAAGCATTCGCGCGTTCCGTCACGGTCTCGCGTTCTTTCTACTCGGCGGGCTCGATTCGGCCGAGACGTACTTCGCCCGGGCGCAGCCCGATCCGTGGTTCCAGGCGCCCGCGTATCTCGCCGTCACGCGGTTCCTGCGCAGCCACGATCGCATCGCCGCGGCGCACACCGCCGACTCGCTCGGAGCCCTCGATCGCCGATGGATGTTCGGCGGCAATACGTTCGCGCAGGCGGCGATCATCGCCCACCTCGGCGACTCGGAGCGGGCGACGCAACTCCTTCGGCAGGCGGTCGCGCGCGGCCAGCCTATGTTCGCCTGGCACGTTTCGCCTGTTCTCGACCCACTTCGCCGCTATCCCCCGTTCGTCGCGCTCATCACACCGGAGCGTTAG
- a CDS encoding molybdopterin cofactor-binding domain-containing protein, which translates to MKPLRKSSPPAVDRREFIKVSALAGGGLLFGAYLRFGESVAYAESAPIAETFAPNVFISIAPNGAVSIIAPNSEMGQGIKTGLPMIVAEELDVAWEDVTIVQGDLNSAYGRQASVGSGSTVGNYTPLRRAGATARAMLVAAAAQTWGVPESECTTERSAVIHAASKRRARYGDLVAKAATLTPPENAPLKDPKDFKLLGTRVPGVDNQKVVTGAPLFGIDVKLPGMLFATYTKCPVFGGKPKSANLDEVKSRLGVRDAFILDGIETLTPGVAIVADTTWNAFSATDALKVQWDEGPVAAQSSAEMARQADQLAKATPPAPLPAGAKAVEAAYHYPFLAHATLEPQNCTAVFKNGVMEMWTPTQIPASGQGLVTRGLGLAPKDVIVHITRLGGGFGRRGSNEFSIEAAAIAKRLEGTPVKLMWKREHDFGHDNYRSNGWHYFTAGLDGGGKVVALHDAFVKMQGGPGDMSAGGFPFIAIPGSQVQSSKLPPGIPTGFWRAPGDNGNVWATQCFVDELAHAAGRDPVAFTLDLISAVPAPNPAAGGRGFDPAKMTTVLKLATEKAGWGSPRPRGEGLGFAITHTNNAYVAIVADVSVTRDGQLTVKKLTAAVDAGTIINLSAAEAQVQGAMIDGIGAAWFQKVTIEHGAAAQTNFDEYPMLRMNHAPKLVEVHFIKSVAPPTGLGEPGLPAAAPAVCNAIFAATGKRVRTLPIVDMDLKWA; encoded by the coding sequence ATGAAACCGCTTCGCAAGTCATCGCCGCCGGCAGTCGACCGACGAGAGTTCATCAAGGTCAGCGCGCTCGCGGGGGGCGGCCTGTTGTTCGGCGCGTATCTCCGCTTCGGAGAATCCGTCGCCTACGCGGAGAGCGCCCCGATCGCGGAGACCTTCGCGCCGAACGTGTTCATCAGCATCGCGCCGAACGGAGCGGTGTCGATCATCGCGCCGAACTCCGAGATGGGGCAGGGCATCAAGACCGGGCTTCCCATGATTGTCGCCGAGGAGCTCGACGTCGCGTGGGAAGATGTGACGATCGTGCAGGGCGATTTGAATTCGGCGTATGGCCGCCAGGCGTCCGTCGGCAGCGGATCGACGGTCGGCAACTACACGCCGCTCCGTCGAGCCGGCGCGACCGCCCGCGCCATGCTCGTCGCCGCCGCCGCGCAGACGTGGGGCGTGCCGGAGAGCGAGTGCACGACGGAGCGAAGCGCGGTCATTCATGCCGCGTCGAAGCGACGCGCCAGGTACGGCGATCTCGTGGCGAAGGCCGCAACGCTAACTCCTCCCGAGAACGCGCCGCTCAAAGACCCAAAAGACTTCAAGCTGCTCGGCACGCGCGTTCCCGGCGTCGACAATCAGAAAGTCGTCACGGGCGCGCCACTCTTCGGCATCGACGTGAAGCTGCCGGGAATGCTCTTCGCGACGTACACGAAGTGTCCCGTCTTCGGCGGAAAACCGAAAAGCGCCAACCTGGATGAAGTGAAGAGTCGGCTCGGCGTGCGCGATGCGTTCATCCTCGACGGCATCGAGACTTTGACGCCCGGCGTCGCCATCGTCGCCGACACGACGTGGAACGCGTTCAGCGCGACCGACGCGCTGAAGGTTCAGTGGGACGAGGGGCCCGTCGCCGCACAAAGCAGTGCGGAGATGGCGCGCCAGGCGGATCAACTCGCGAAAGCGACTCCGCCGGCGCCGCTACCGGCTGGCGCGAAGGCAGTCGAAGCCGCGTATCACTACCCGTTTCTCGCGCACGCGACGCTCGAGCCGCAGAACTGCACGGCGGTGTTCAAGAACGGCGTCATGGAGATGTGGACGCCGACTCAAATTCCCGCGAGTGGCCAAGGTCTCGTCACCCGCGGACTCGGCCTCGCGCCGAAAGACGTCATCGTTCACATCACCCGACTCGGCGGCGGGTTCGGTCGCCGGGGCAGCAACGAGTTCTCGATCGAAGCGGCGGCGATCGCCAAGCGGCTGGAGGGCACGCCGGTCAAGCTGATGTGGAAGCGCGAGCACGACTTCGGGCACGACAACTATCGCTCGAACGGCTGGCACTACTTCACGGCCGGTCTCGACGGTGGCGGCAAGGTCGTCGCGCTGCACGACGCGTTCGTGAAAATGCAGGGCGGTCCCGGCGACATGAGCGCCGGCGGATTCCCGTTTATCGCGATCCCGGGTTCACAGGTGCAGTCGAGCAAACTGCCGCCTGGCATTCCCACCGGATTCTGGCGTGCTCCCGGCGACAACGGGAACGTCTGGGCGACGCAGTGTTTCGTCGACGAACTCGCTCACGCGGCTGGCCGCGACCCAGTCGCGTTCACGCTCGACTTGATCAGCGCGGTTCCCGCGCCGAACCCCGCGGCCGGCGGGCGCGGGTTCGACCCGGCGAAGATGACGACGGTTCTCAAGCTCGCGACGGAAAAGGCCGGGTGGGGCTCGCCACGTCCGCGCGGCGAGGGGCTGGGCTTCGCGATCACGCACACGAACAACGCATACGTCGCGATCGTCGCCGACGTGTCCGTGACTCGTGACGGCCAACTCACGGTGAAAAAGCTCACGGCCGCCGTGGACGCCGGGACGATCATCAACCTCAGCGCGGCCGAAGCGCAGGTCCAGGGCGCGATGATCGACGGCATCGGCGCGGCGTGGTTCCAAAAGGTCACGATCGAGCACGGCGCCGCCGCGCAGACGAACTTCGACGAGTATCCGATGCTGCGGATGAACCATGCACCGAAGCTCGTCGAGGTTCATTTCATCAAATCAGTCGCTCCGCCGACGGGGCTGGGCGAGCCGGGCCTGCCGGCGGCGGCACCGGCCGTGTGCAACGCGATCTTCGCCGCGACGGGGAAGCGCGTACGAACGCTTCCGATCGTCGATATGGATTTGAAATGGGCATGA